A stretch of DNA from Ignavibacteriota bacterium:
TGTAATAACGCAGGGACCATTCTCCATAAAAATGGTAAAGCTGCACCCAAAGATGCTCCAACTATAGAACCAAATAATGGACCTCCAAATAGAGTCCCAACACCAGCACCAGCAATTCCCCCTTTTACTGTGCCTTTAAACATATTTTTAATTAAAGCAATAGTATTTACTGTCTGCCTATCATTTCTTTTTACTTCTAAAGTATCTTCTAAAAATCCTAATAAACTCTGCTTACTTCGTCCAAATCCTTGAGAATTTTCTCCTACTAATCCCAATTGCATTATTGATAATTTTTCTGCAATGATTCTATGCAAATCCATAGATGAAGCTGTTAATAGCAACATCTTAGATTCAAATGTCGTAGCTCCACCAGTTCTTAATAATATATTGGAAGAAGTTGACATTAATTTTGCTTCAGTATATCTCATACCAATTTTAGATAGTTTCATTTCTCTTTCTACGCGGGAGAAATATCTATCCTGAATTGAACGAGATTGAGCAGATGAAGCAGTTCCAGCCAAATCTGCTAATCCTTTATACCTTTGTTTAGTGAATCCATAAATATCTTGTTGTTTAGTACGAGTATCTTTTATACTTCCAGTAAGTAAATCAGTAAACTTATTTCCTTTTGGTATTAATTTATAAAAGTCATTCATTTCTGAATCTTGTATTTTTTTAATTGTCCCTATTTTTTTAACTCTTCCGACTAAAAATGCTAATGCAATAGGTAATGCTGCTAATACTCCTGCATTTGCCATTACTCCCAATCCAGCAGTACCTAATAATGGAGAAGTCGCACCAAATACACCAGTACCAACTGCAGCACCAACTCCAATTAATGGTTTTAATAAATTTTTAATAATTACAGTCGGATCATCATATTGTCTATTTGAAAGTTTAGGAAATACTGATTTGACTTTTTCTTTCAAATATTTTGCTTTATTATAAGTAACTAATTCTTTTAATATTGAAGTTGTATTATTTTCACTTGCAATATTTTTTCCAGAAACTGTACTTCTAATTTGAAATATTTCTTTTCCAATAAAAGTTAATACATCATGAGAACCAGCCAATAATGTTAATAACTTATTTTCAAATCCAACAGCAGATGAAATTAAATCAGAACCAGATCTCAACAATAGATTACCAGTATTAAGAGATATTCCATATTTTTCTTTTATAATTTTATCTTGTTTATTTGCCAAACTTTTATTTATTTTGGCATCCAAACTCTTATTTATTTTCTTAAAAATACTTTCAAATCCATCTTCGATTGTATTTAAAAATACTTTATCTACTTTTTCAAATCTTGGAATT
This window harbors:
- a CDS encoding glycine zipper family protein, producing MSQFDDIRNSRNFNPILLNQQQNKNNNNINSNFSGINNKIPRFEKVDKVFLNTIEDGFESIFKKINKSLDAKINKSLANKQDKIIKEKYGISLNTGNLLLRSGSDLISSAVGFENKLLTLLAGSHDVLTFIGKEIFQIRSTVSGKNIASENNTTSILKELVTYNKAKYLKEKVKSVFPKLSNRQYDDPTVIIKNLLKPLIGVGAAVGTGVFGATSPLLGTAGLGVMANAGVLAALPIALAFLVGRVKKIGTIKKIQDSEMNDFYKLIPKGNKFTDLLTGSIKDTRTKQQDIYGFTKQRYKGLADLAGTASSAQSRSIQDRYFSRVEREMKLSKIGMRYTEAKLMSTSSNILLRTGGATTFESKMLLLTASSMDLHRIIAEKLSIMQLGLVGENSQGFGRSKQSLLGFLEDTLEVKRNDRQTVNTIALIKNMFKGTVKGGIAGAGVGTLFGGPLFGSIVGASLGAALPFLWRMVPALL